The following proteins are encoded in a genomic region of Primulina huaijiensis isolate GDHJ02 chromosome 3, ASM1229523v2, whole genome shotgun sequence:
- the LOC140973186 gene encoding probable receptor-like protein kinase At1g49730: MGSENLVLKIRLLLFSWFHLRSKLGSPSLVKCFSYNDIKKATDGFKRVIHNSPEGDSYKAVFRNGLVARVKEVKAIDEEDDDFFYREVELLGCLNHRHIVALIGFSTGCRRFLVFENSEDTSLMEHLSDPLKTPLNWRTRLQIAIGVAAALEYLHFFCDPPVYLVSLSSRTILLDENLIPKISDVGFLGSAGNDVLPTSSCCSKGCTKQECKNMIFQLGLLILELVTGQSSETGGVDLAQWVQESNFPRSMHKMIDPDLGNNYDQGELVGLLKVARLCIRSVDKTRIHTPQILWYLQKKVGIVRK, from the exons ATGGGCTCTGAAAACCTGGTTCTGAAGATCAGACTGCTGCTATTTTCTTGGTTTCACCTCCGATCCAAACTCG GCTCGCCATCTCTTGTGAAATGCTTCTCCTACAATGATATAAAGAAGGCGACTGATGGGTTTAAAAGAGTTATACATAACTCTCCTGAAGGAGATTCTTACAAGGCTGTATTTCGAAATGGTCTTGTCGCTAGGGTAAAAGAAGTCAAAGCAATTGACGAAGAAGATGATGATTTCTTCTATAGGGAAGTTGAACTCTTGGGATGTTTGAATCATCGCCACATAGTTGCACTGATTGGGTTTTCAACTGGTTGTAGGAG gtttcttgtttttgaaaaCAGTGAAGACACAAGTCTCATGGAGCATCTATCAG ATCCCCTTAAGACTCCCTTAAATTGGCGAACAAGGCTGCAGATAGCCATTGGTGTAGCAGCTGCATTG GAATATTTGCATTTCTTCTGTGATCCGCCTGTTTATCTCGTCTCCTTGAGTTCAAGAACCATTTTGCTGGATGAAAACTTGATCCCGAAG ATTTCCGATGTTGGTTTTCTTGGTTCTGCCGGAAATGATGTGCTGCCAACCTCTTCTTGCTGTTCAAAAG GATGTACGAAGCAAGAATGTAAAAACATGATCTTTCAACTTGGGTTGCTCATTCTTGAGCTGGTTACTGGTCAATCCTCAGAAACGGGTGGCGTTGATTTAGCCCAATGGGTTCAAGAATCCAATTTTCCAAGATCAATGCATAAGATGATAGATCCCGATCTTGGTAACAACTATGATCAAGGAGAACTCGTTGGTCTTCTAAAAGTTGCAAGATTATGCATTCGGTCTGTGGATAAAACTAGGATCCATACACCCCAGATACTGTGGTATTTGCAGAAGAAGGTTGGAATCGTCCGAAAATAA
- the LOC140973188 gene encoding dnaJ protein homolog ANJ1: MFGRAPKKSDNSRYYEILGLPKAATPDDLKKAYKKAAIKNHPDKGGDPEKFKELAHAYEVLSDPEKREIYDQYGEDALKEGMGGGGGMHDPFDIFSSFFGGNPFGGGGSSRGRRQRRGEDVVHPLKVSLEELYTGTTKKLSLSRNVICSKCNGKGSKSGASMKCSGCQGSGMKVTIRQLGPGMIQQMQHPCNECKGTGESINDKDRCPQCKGEKVSQEKKVLEVHVEKGMQNGQKVTFPGEADEAPDTVTGDIVFVLQQKEHPKFKRKGDDLFVDHTLSLTEALCGFQFVLTHLDSRQLLIKSQPGEVVKPGSYKAINDEGMPMYQRPFMRGKLYIHFNVEFPDTLNPDQVQSLEKILPPKPVSQLTDMEIDDCEETTLHDVNIDEEMRRKQAQQQEAYDDDDDTHGGAQRVQCAQQ; this comes from the exons ATGTTTGGGAGGGCGCCGAAGAAAAGTGACAATTCGAGGTATTATGAGATTCTCGGGTTGCCTAAAGCTGCGACGCCTGATGATTTGAAGAAGGCGTACAAAAAAGCAGCTATTAAAAATCATCCTGATAAGGGAGGTGATCCAGAGAAG TTCAAGGAGCTTGCCCATGCTTATGAGGTGCTCAGTGATCCTGAAAAACGTGAAATATACGATCAATATGGAGAGGATGCACTTAAAGAAGGAATGGGAGGCGGTGGCGGCATGCATGACCCATTTGATATCTTCTCGTCCTTCTTTGGTGGGAACCCGTTTGGAG GGGGTGGTAGCAGCAGAGGTCGAAGGCAAAGAAGGGGTGAGGATGTCGTACATCCGTTGAAGGTGTCTCTTGAGGAGCTTTATACTGGAACAACTAAGAAGCTTTCTCTATCCCGAAATGTAATATGCTCGAAATGTAATGG TAAAGGATCGAAATCAGGAGCTTCAATGAAGTGCTCAGGGTGTCAAGGATCTGGTATGAAGGTCACAATTAGGCAACTTGGGCCTGGAATGATTCAGCAAATGCAGCATCCTTGTAATGAATGCAAAGGCACTGGTGAGTCTATTAATGATAAAGATCGTTGCCCCCAGTGCAAAGGTGAGAAGGTCTCTCAGGAGAAGAAGGTCTTGGAAGTCCATGTTGAAAAGGGCATGCAGAACGGACAGAAAGTGACATTCCCAGGGGAAGCTGATGAGGCG CCTGACACAGTCACTGGAGACATAGTATTTGTACTGCAGCAGAAGGAGCATCCTAAATTCAAAAGAAAGGGTGACGACCTTTTTGTGGACCATACACTTTCTCTGACTGAGGCATTGTGTGGATTCCAATTTGTATTAACTCACTTAGACAGTAGACAGCTACTTATCAAATCACAACCTGGAGAGGTCGTGAAGCCAG gttcTTACAAGGCCATCAATGATGAAGGAATGCCAATGTATCAAAGGCCATTCATGAGGGGTAAACTTTATATTCATTTCAACGTTGAGTTCCCAGATACACTAAATCCAGATCAAGTTCAGTCCTTGGAGAAAATTCTTCCTCCCAAGCCTGTTTCGCAGCTGACAGACATGGAAATTGATGATTGCGAAGAGACGACTCTGCATGATGTCAACATTGATGAAGAAATGAGAAGGAAGCAGGCTCAGCAGCAGGAAGCTtacgatgatgatgatgatacgCATGGAGGAGCTCAAAGAGTGCAATGTGCCCAGCAGTAA
- the LOC140973189 gene encoding glycosyltransferase BC10-like, whose protein sequence is MVSATSPSSPVIPTLVFLLSLPVLFFFLAPHFLPSRQKTASLLDEMDDISLFQKAVSMDTANYCRGPTRLPAAKSLLASTIIRPKIAFLFLTNSDLQFAPLWERFFSNVSVKHYNIYIHADPSVKISPLEGVFKDRTIPSERTQRASPSLISAARRLLANAMLDDPANTYFAVISQHCIPLHSFKYFYSFLFYVGRLSRNLRFSSYIEILDKEPTLWDRYNARGENVMLPEVNFHEFRVGSQFFVLTRNHALMVIRDRKLWRKFKLPCLNVHSCYPEEHYFPTMLSMQDPNGCTHYTLTRVNWTNTVDGHPHTYHPPEVSPELIHTLRKSSSSYSYMFARKFSPDCLNPLMEIAESVIFKD, encoded by the coding sequence ATGGTTTCCGCTACCTCTCCCTCTTCCCCCGTAATCCCTACCCTTGTCTTCCTACTCTCTTTGCCCGTTCTGTTCTTCTTCTTAGCCCCTCATTTTCTCCCCTCTCGACAAAAAACTGCCTCCCTTCTTGATGAGATGGATGATATATCTCTCTTTCAGAAAGCTGTATCCATGGACACTGCAAACTACTGCCGCGGTCCCACCCGCCTGCCCGCTGCCAAATCCCTCCTCGCATCCACCATTATTCGCCCCAAAATTGCCTTTCTCTTCCTTACCAACTCTGATCTCCAGTTTGCTCCCCTTTGGGAGCGCTTCTTCTCCAATGTCAGCGTCAAACACTACAATATTTACATACACGCAGACCCTTCTGTCAAAATCAGTCCTTTGGAGGGTGTGTTCAAGGACAGAACAATACCTTCCGAGAGAACTCAAAGAGCGTCGCCTAGTCTCATCTCGGCGGCGCGTCGACTCCTCGCCAATGCGATGCTCGACGACCCTGCTAACACGTACTTCGCGGTAATCTCGCAGCACTGCATACCGCTTCACTCCTTCAAGTATTTTTACAGCTTTCTTTTCTACGTTGGGAGACTGTCGAGGAATTTGAGGTTTTCTAGTTACatcgagattcttgacaaggAGCCTACTTTATGGGATAGGTATAACGCCAGGGGGGAGAATGTGATGCTCCCTGAAGTAAATTTCCATGAGTTTCGAGTGGGCTCGCAGTTTTTTGTGCTGACGCGAAATCACGCTCTGATGGTGATTAGGGATAGGAAGTTATGGAGGAAGTTCAAGTTGCCCTGTTTGAACGTACATTCTTGTTATCCGGAAGAGCATTATTTCCCTACAATGTTGTCTATGCAAGATCCGAATGGTTGTACGCATTATACATTGACGAGGGTGAACTGGACTAATACTGTGGACGGGCATCCGCATACATACCACCCTCCTGAAGTTTCCCCTGAACTGATTCACACGCTTAGGAAATCGAGTTCGAGTTACTCTTACATGTTTGCACGTAAATTCTCCCCTGATTGCTTGAACCCTTTGATGGAAATTGCGGAATCAGTTATCTTCAAGGACTAA